Proteins co-encoded in one Salvia splendens isolate huo1 chromosome 4, SspV2, whole genome shotgun sequence genomic window:
- the LOC121798348 gene encoding metal-nicotianamine transporter YSL3-like has protein sequence MGSSEMEIERADLEETREVAEDAKRIPPWRDQITVRGIAASLLIGSIYSIIVMKLNLTTGLVPNLNVSAALLAFVFISTWTKLLHKAGYVAAPFTRQENTIIQTCAVACYSIAVGGGFGSYLLGLNKRTYELAGGGDTEGNPTGSYKEPGLDWMIGFLFVVSFVGLLALVPLRKIMVIDYKLPYPSGTATAVLINGFHTSKGDKMAKKQVQGFTKFFTLSFAWSFFQWFYSGGESCGFINFPTLGLKAWKQTFMFDFSMTYVGAGMICSHLVNLSLLVGAVLSWGVMWPLISNKKGDWFPDDIKESSMKSLNGYKVFISIALILGDGLYNFLKTLFFTVRSMHSAFNNKNIKTEDKNQSLDDLRRNEVFIRDSIPIWVACLGYTIFSVISIIVIPIMFPQLKWYYVVVAYVLAPSLSFCNAYGAGLTDMNMAYNYGKVALFVLAAMSGKENGVVAGLIGCGLIKSIVSISSDLMHDLKTGHLTLTSPRSMLISQGIGTAIGCIVAPLSFFLFYKAFDVGNPDGEYKAPYALIYRNMAILGVEGFSALPHHCLQLCYGFFAFAVAANLLRDTIPEKLGKWVPLPMAMAVPFLVGAYFAIDMCVGSLIVHLWHRFDSTKAGLMIPAVASGLICGDGLWILPSSILALAKVNPPICMSFFPTKAS, from the exons ATGGGGAGCAGTGAGATGGAAATCGAGAGAGCGGATTTGGAGGAGACGAGAGAAGTAGCGGAGGATGCGAAGAGGATTCCTCCATGGAGAGATCAGATCACAGTTCGCGGAATCGCAGCGAGTTTATTGATCGGAAGCATTTACAGCATCATCGTGATGAAGCTCAACCTCACCACAGGCCTCGTTCCCAACCTCAATGTGTCAGCCGCGCTTCTCGCATTCGTCTTCATCTCCACTTGGACTAAGCTTCTCCATAAGGCCGGTTACGTTGCGGCTCCTTTCACCAGACAAGAAAACACCATTATCCAGACCTGCGCTGTTGCTTGCTACAGCATAGCTGTGGGAG GTGGATTTGGGTCTTATCTTCTGGGATTGAATAAGAGGACGTACGAGCTAGCCGGAGGAGGAGACACGGAGGGGAATCCAACTGGGAGTTACAAAGAGCCTGGGCTTGATTGGATGATTGGATTTCTGTTTGTTGTTAGCTTTGTTGGTTTGTTAGCTTTGGTTCCACTCAGAAAG ATTATGGTTATAGATTACAAATTACCTTATCCAAGCGGAACTGCAACTGCTGTTCTTATCAATGGATTCCACACTTCTAAAGGAGATAAGATGGCAAA GAAACAGGTTCAAGGTTTTACCAAGTTCTTCACGCTGAGTTTCGCGTGGAGTTTCTTCCAGTGGTTCTATTCGGGCGGGGAGAGTTGTGGATTCATCAACTTCCCGACGTTAGGGTTGAAAGCGTGGAAACAAAC ATTTATGTTTGATTTCAGCATGACCTATGTAGGAGCAGGAATGATCTGCTCCCATCTGGTGAACTTGTCCTTGCTCGTAGGGGCTGTGCTTTCTTGGGGCGTTATGTGGCCGCTGATAAGTAACAAGAAAGGGGACTGGTTTCCTGATGACATCAAGGAGAGTAGTATGAAGAGTCTAAACGGTTACAAG GTATTCATATCGATTGCCCTGATTCTTGGTGATGGTCTTTACAATTTTCTCAAGACCCTATTTTTCACAGTCAGAAGCATGCATTCTGCATTCAACAACAAGAATATCAAAACAG aAGACAAGAATCAAAGCTTAGACGATCTTCGTCGGAACGAAGTATTCATACGAGACAGCATACCCATTTGGGTGGCGTGTTTGGGGTACACGATTTTCTCTGTGATTTCCATCATTGTGATCCCAATCATGTTTCCTCAGCTCAAGTGGTACTATGTGGTGGTGGCCTACGTTCTTGCCCCGTCTTTAAGCTTCTGTAACGCTTATGGAGCTGGTCTGACTGACATGAACATGGCATATAACTATGGCAAAGTGGCTCTCTTCGTGCTTGCTGCAATGTCAGGGAAGGAGAACGGGGTCGTTGCTGGACTAATTGGGTGTGGTCTGATAAAGTCCATCGTCTCCATATCCTCTGACTTGATGCATGATCTTAAGACGGGCCACCTCACCCTAACATCGCCTAGATCAATGCTGATCAGCCAGGGAATCGGGACTGCCATTGGCTGCATAGTGGCGCCTCTCTCATTCTTCCTCTTTTACAAAGCCTTTGATGTGGGGAATCCAGATGGGGAATACAAAGCCCCTTATGCACTCATATATAGAAACATGGCCATTCTTGGAGTTGAGGGTTTCTCCGCCCTGCCTCACCACTGCTTGCAGCTATGTTATGGATTCTTCGCGTTTGCTGTGGCGGCCAACTTGTTGAGAGACACCATACCGGAGAAGTTGGGGAAATGGGTTCCTCTCCCTATGGCGATGGCGGTACCTTTCCTTGTGGGAGCTTACTTTGCGATTGATATGTGTGTTGGGAGCTTGATTGTGCATCTTTGGCATAGATTTGATAGCACAAAGGCTGGCCTCATGATCCCAGCCGTTGCATCGGGTTTAATTTGTGGGGATGGACTGTGGATTCTCCCGTCCTCCATTCTTGCCCTAGCCAAGGTCAATCCTCCAATCTGCATGAGCTTCTTTCCAACAAAGGCCTCCTGA